A stretch of Komagataella phaffii GS115 chromosome 2, complete sequence DNA encodes these proteins:
- a CDS encoding Essential subunit of the Pan2p-Pan3p poly(A)-ribonuclease complex: protein MSANSNSTNTENHDWAKDIDCKNVFIHGYCKFENKGCYFKHPSDDSIEKNKETKETKSSAPLSSGTEEGSSIRKKFSFEAPSFTPSGSVASLTNKFSTMSPKLDEIPTFVPTSQQTPKKPQQVSAESNDYFAPPNSMFTPSVPSDNSQPGLPLSAQFPQHGTTAPHNVVPEMFYAQATQYPLNYNLYAPPPPPHFNLHLNPNERTVSSFFIDDNLRESLQKRNEACLQTFSNPSIPDIVGVYHSLVPLNNNFDNNSARYGAVSHMYKATSNKDARLYALRRIENVNITDKQAFKTIKAWSSIENSNIVKVHEAFTTTVFGGNSLVVAYDFYGNAKTLIEIHFQNQPELITEQHLWSYLIQLVNALNEVHDKGLAVRSIDLSKVIVTNKNRIKLSGCGIVDILQHENTEDIAQLQKKDLELLAKLLYDLSITSIYGSVSFDDKTQDQIIDHLKFSDDYKATLKYLISADFNLKEIQTRIAPRLLDVIDGLQNSNDFIESQLSTELENARLVRLMSKLSFLHGRPEHEGDPNWSESSANYPLTLFVDYVYHQVDERGYPVVDLAHVITCLNKLDAGIEERILLVSKDEKNCIIISYKELKTLIEEGFNELRMRKDI from the exons ATGTCTGCTAATAGTAATAGTACCAATACAG AAAACCATGATTGGGCGAAGGATATCGACTGCAAGAACGTTTTCATTCACGGGTATTGCAAATTTGAGAATAAGGGCTGTTACTTCAAGCATCCCTCAGACGATTCCATTGAGAAGAATaaagaaacgaaagaaACCAAATCATCAGCTCCTTTAAGCTCTGGGACCGAAGAGGGCAGCTCAATCCGCAAGAAATTTAGTTTTGAAGCCCCTTCGTTCACTCCATCTGGATCTGTTGCCAGTTTGACGAACAAATTCTCTACAATGTCACCCAAGTTAGACGAAATTCCAACATTTGTGCCAACGAGCCAGCAGACACCCAAAAAGCCACAGCAGGTAAGCGCTGAAAGCAATGATTATTTTGCACCACCAAATTCAATGTTTACTCCTTCAGTTCCATCAGATAATAGTCAACCAGGGTTGCCACTGTCAGCCCAATTCCCTCAACACGGAACAACAGCCCCTCATAACGTTGTGCCTGAGATGTTTTATGCTCAGGCTACTCAGTATCCTCTGAACTACAATTTGTATGCTCCTCCTCCCCCACCTCATTTCAATCTCCATTTGAACCCCAACGAAAGAACAGTGAGTTCGTTCTTCATAGATGATAACCTTAGAGAATCCTTACAGAAGCGCAATGAAGCATGCCTTCAAACTTTCAGCAATCCATCGATACCAGATATTGTTGGTGTTTATCATTCTCTGGTGCCTCTCAACAATAACTTTGATAATAACTCTGCAAGATATGGAGCTGTCAGCCATATGTACAAGGCGACTTCCAATAAGGATGCCAGATTATACGCTTTGAGACGCATTGAGAATGTTAACATTACCGATAAGCAAGCTTTCAAGACTATCAAGGCTTGGAGTTCTATTGAAAATTCAAACATAGTTAAGGTACATGAGGCCTTCACCACAACCGTCTTTGGGGGGAATTCTCTGGTGGTGGCTTATGATTTCTATGGTAATGCCAAAACCTTGATTGAAATACACTTCCAAAATCAGCCGGAGTTGATAACTGAACAACACTTGTGGTCCTATCTAATCCAGCTGGTCAATGCTCTCAACGAAGTACATGACAAAGGCCTTGCAGTTAGATCTATCGATCTAAGCAAAGTCATCGTGACGAACAAGAACAGAATAAAGCTGTCCGGATGTGGcattgttgatattttaCAACATGAAAATACAGAAGATATTGCCCAActgcaaaagaaagatctaGAATTGCTGGCCAAATTGTTGTATGATCTTTCTATTACATCTATATATGGATCAGTTTCGTTTGACGATAAGACACAGGATCAGATTATCGATCACCTTAAATTTTCCGACGATTACAAAGCCACCTTGAAGTATCTGATCTCCGCCGATTTCAACCTAAAGGAAATTCAAACACGCATTGCCCCAAGATTATTGGATGTCATTGATGGCCTACAAAATTCTAATGATTTTATTGAATCTCAATTGTCGACTGAATTGGAAAACGCCCGTTTGGTAAGATTGATGTCCAAGCTTAGTTTTTTGCACGGTAGGCCTGAGCATGAAGGTGACCCTAACTGGTCAGAGTCAAGTGCTAACTATCCTCTTACTCTTTTTGTTGACTATGTTTACCATCAAGTGGATGAGAGGGGTTATCCAGTTGTCGACCTTGCTCATGTTATAACATGTCTCAACAAATTGGACGCAGGAATAGAAGAGAGGATTTTACTAGTGTCCAAGGACGAAAAGAACTGTATCATCATTTCTTataaagaattgaagacCTTAATAGAGGAAGGGTTCAATGAGTTGAGGATGAGAAAAGACATTTAG
- a CDS encoding Uroporphyrinogen III synthase, with protein MPKAILLKNKTTPKDPYLENFVSSGYSTDFVPLLDHIHMEKSEIIAFLKTDYFLHKTLAFIITSQRAVEMLNECMQILRRTDPEITQIIYSKPVYTVGPATYRILADAGFVDLRGGDKAGNGSILAQIILNDDIYTGIEDSDKHITFFTGETRRDIIPKCLLSNNFQLYEKIVYKTLPRDDIVTRFKSAVDSIDQSQRSSSWVVFFSPQGTEDIVTYLQHTKDQFNIASIGPTTEKYLLSKNLKPKVVAPKPEPISLLLSIQKVH; from the coding sequence ATGCCAAAAGCCATTCTTCTGAAGAATAAAACTACACCGAAGGATCCTTATCTGGAGAACTTCGTAAGTAGTGGCTACTCGACCGATTTCGTACCACTTTTAGATCATATTCACATGGAGAAATCTGAGATCATCGCATTTCTCAAGACTGACTACTTTTTGCATAAAACTTTGGCGTTTATTATTACGTCCCAAAGAGCTGTAGAAATGCTGAATGAGTGTATGCAAATACTGAGACGTACTGATCCTGAAATTACACAAATCATCTATAGTAAACCTGTCTATACAGTTGGCCCTGCCACCTACAGAATACTTGCGGATGCTGGCTTCGTGGATCTACGAGGCGGAGATAAGGCAGGAAACGGATCCATTCTAGCCCAGATaattttgaatgatgaCATTTACACTGGAATTGAAGATTCTGACAAGCATATAACGTTTTTCACGGGAGAAACAAGGAGAGACATAATTCCCAAATGTTTACTCTCTAACAACTTTCAACTTTACGAAAAGATTGTCTACAAGACTCTTCCTAGGGATGATATCGTGACTAGATTCAAGTCTGCCGTTGACAGCATCGACCAATCGCAAAGAAGTTCCAGTTGGGTGGTCTTCTTTTCGCCTCAAGGAACAGAGGACATTGTAACGTATCTTCAACACACCAAAGACCAATTTAATATTGCATCTATCGGGCCAACCACAGAAAAATACCTTCTAAGCAAAAACCTGAAACCAAAAGTTGTGGCACCTAAGCCAGAGCCTATCTCTTTACTATTGTCTATACAAAAAGTGCACTAA
- a CDS encoding Putative benzil reductase, with the protein MTVIILTGASRGLGLAIAHKVLKDPATKLVAVARSKDKLDSLVNEYSSRDILPIAADLAEPNSADIIVKKTIETYGSIDCLILNAGKLDPVGPIAKADVPGYKNLFDVNFFSIVDLVSKSVEFLRKTKGNVIFVSSGASVTSYDGWAAYGASKAALNHFSQSLDSEESDISSISIAPGVVDTQMQEDIRNVFGKNMKPEAYKRFTDLKEENKLHPPEVPAAVYANLALKGIPTDLSGKYLRFTDPLLEQYQT; encoded by the coding sequence ATGACTGTCATTATTTTAACTGGTGCTTCTAGAGGACTGGGATTGGCTATTGCTCACAAGGTTCTCAAGGACCCGGCTACTAAACTGGTTGCCGTAGCTCGTTCAAAGGATAAACTGGACTCATTGGTGAACGAATACAGTTCACGAGATATTCTTCCGATTGCTGCGGATCTTGCTGAACCAAACTCTGCTGATATAATTGTCAAGAAGACAATTGAAACTTACGGAAGCATTGACTGTTTGATCCTGAATGCTGGAAAGTTGGACCCAGTGGGGCCAATTGCCAAAGCAGATGTACCAGGTTATAAGAATCTATTCGatgtcaactttttctcaATAGTTGACCTTGTATCCAAATCGGTTGAATTTTTGAGGAAAACCAAAGGTAATGTCATATTCGTTTCTTCTGGTGCCTCTGTCACATCATATGACGGATGGGCAGCCTATGGAGCTTCAAAGGCTGCGCTGAACCATTTCTCTCAAAGCCTTGATTCTGAGGAGTCAGATATCAGCTCAATCTCCATTGCACCTGGAGTGGTAGATACCCAAATGCAAGAGGACATTAGAAATGTGTTTGGTAAGAACATGAAGCCGGAGGCATACAAACGATTCACAgatttgaaggaggaaaaCAAACTGCATCCACCGGAAGTGCCAGCAGCCGTGTATGCCAACCTTGCTCTCAAAGGCATTCCTACGGATCTGAGTGGGAAATATCTGAGATTCACAGACCCACTATTGGAACAGTACCAAACCTAG
- a CDS encoding Gamma-adaptin, large subunit of the clathrin-associated protein (AP-1) complex has protein sequence MAGGLKKFIKSVRNSKTIAEERAVIRKESAKIRTSFRNVQLDDQTRKKNIQKLLYLYIMGEPTHFGQVECLKLVATPQFSNKRLGYLATMLLLDENQEVITLITNSLDNDINSTNQYIVSSALTTLGNIASPDMARDLYTVVEAHLDGNNAYLRKKAAIVAAKLIEKEPDLVEVFLPKVESLLDDKNHAVLLGGLQLARVIHETDSTSHSTLSEFVPKLLYHLKMLVTTGYSPEYDVGGVPDPFLCVSLLQTLTMLFESDHNCPHVEAYHDLLTQIASKIDTGKNSGNVVLYEAVRSIFRINPDSSLKILGVNILAKFLKSKDNNTRYVALNTLLSVLELEPQAVQRHRATIVACLQDGDISIRRRALELTFAIINKQNIRLLAKELLTFLQNSDTDLKPYVTTQFTLVAEQYAPNEKWFFENLITMLKYAGNYISPDVSSNIIGLTIQIKDRELIKFITAELFKASVEDQTQYGLNLITTWCVGEYGDLIEGSIPSAKIVQLLARFINFSSYDDESKNTHLIGYCLTACLKLSVRLTDPGSIEQLRQLLKSKTNDMDLEIQTRAMEYLQIFSQPMSIKKGILAKMPPPPMKEKQSISLMLTSDKKTQNKAKLVDSNDLLLDLLGEDVDTPTISNGNTKSVSTPENSLDLLSDIFGDKPNNNTPNPVNSAATPQVNKGNDLLLDDLLFSPSASVAAPKVNVVVAFEDANISVGFITVENGGGAASLEAHISNKGSNNISALSLLLAVPKSQKLQLSPISTTTLQAGGSALQTFKITGAEGSKIKLRAKLGYSTVGQAVTKQFEFSSASTL, from the coding sequence atGGCAGGAggtttgaaaaaattcatcaaGTCTGTTCGAAATTCCAAGACTATCGCTGAGGAACGAGCGGTCATTCGGAAGGAAAGTGCCAAAATCAGGACTTCTTTCAGGAATGTCCAGTTGGATGACCAAACtcggaagaagaacatACAGAAGCTGCTGTATTTGTATATAATGGGAGAGCCTACTCATTTTGGCCAAGTTGAATGCCTGAAATTGGTTGCGACCCCGCAGTTTTCCAACAAGAGACTGGGATATCTAGCAACGATGTTATTATTAGACGAGAACCAAGAAGTAATTACTTTGATAACCAATTCCTTGGACAATGACATTAACAGCACAAATCAGTATATTGTCAGTTCAGCATTGACTACATTAGGGAACATAGCATCTCCTGATATGGCTCGTGACCTTTACACTGTCGTGGAAGCCCATTTGGATGGAAATAATGCATATTTGAGGAAGAAAGCTGCAATTGTTGCTGCaaaattgattgaaaagGAACCTGATTTGGTTGAAGTATTCTTGCccaaagttgaatctttACTAGACGATAAGAACCACGCTGTTTTGCTTGGTGGTCTCCAGCTGGCCAGGGTGATCCACGAAACTGACTCAACATCCCATTCTACATTGTCTGAGTTTGTTCCAAAGTTGCTTTATCACTTGAAAATGTTGGTGACTACAGGTTACTCACCAGAGTATGATGTAGGCGGTGTTCCAGATCCGTTCTTGTGCGTTTCTTTACTGCAGACACTGACAATGCTTTTTGAGAGCGACCACAATTGCCCACATGTGGAAGCATACCACGATCTCCTCACTCAGATAGCCTCCAAGATTGATACCGGTAAAAATTCTGGCAATGTTGTCCTATACGAAGCTGTCAGGTCTATTTTCAGAATCAATCCTGATTCTTcactgaaaattttgggaGTCAACATCCTtgcaaagtttttgaaatccAAAGATAATAATACCAGATATGTTGCACTCAACACACTGCTGAGTGTACTCGAACTTGAACCTCAAGCTGTGCAGAGGCATAGAGCTACTATTGTTGCCTGTTTGCAAGATGGCGACATTTCCATTCGTCGTAGGGCTTTGGAACTTACGTTCGCCATTATAAACAAACAAAACATTAGGTTACTCGCCAAGGAACTGTTAACATTTTTGCAAAACTCGGACACTGATCTCAAGCCATATGTGACCACACAGTTCACACTAGTTGCAGAGCAGTATGCACCAAACGAGAAATGgttttttgaaaatctCATTACCATGCTCAAGTACGCAGGAAACTACATTTCTCCCGATGTTTCATCCAATATTATAGGTCTCACcatccaaatcaaagataGGGAGTTAATTAAGTTTATAACAGCAGAGCTATTTAAGGCTAGTGTTGAAGACCAGACCCAATATGGACTCAACCTAATTACTACCTGGTGTGTGGGAGAATATGGTGACTTGATTGAAGGATCGATTCCAAGTGCAAAGATTGTGCAGCTGTTAGCAAGGTTCattaatttttcttcataTGATGACGAATCCAAAAATACCCACTTGATCGGATATTGTCTTACTGCTTGTTTGAAGCTTTCTGTGAGACTTACTGATCCAGGCTCGATAGAGCAGTTGAGACAGTTGTTGAAATCCAAAACAAATGATATGGACTTGGAGATTCAGACAAGAGCAATGGAGtatcttcaaatatttAGCCAACCTATGAGTATCAAGAAAGGAATTCTCGCTAAGATGcctcctcctccaatgAAGGAGAAGCAATCAATCTCCTTGATGCTAACCTCAGACAAAAAGACACAAAACAAGGCCAAACTCGTAGATTCCAATGATCTCTTGTTGGATCTTTTAGGTGAGGATGTTGATACTCCCACCATTTCAAATGGAAACACTAAGAGTGTTAGCACACCAGAGAATAGTTTAGACTTGCTGTCTGATATCTTTGGAGACAAGCCAAACAATAATACACCAAACCCCGTTAATAGCGCAGCTACACCGCAGGTCAACAAAGGCAATGATCTTTTGTTAGATGATCTATTATTCTCCCCAAGTGCTTCAGTTGCGGCTCCAAAAGTGAACGTGGTCGTAGCTTTTGAAGATGCAAATATATCTGTCGGCTTCATTACAGTTGAAAATGGGGGAGGAGCAGCTAGCTTGGAAGCTCATATATCGAATAAGGGTTCGAACAATATTTCTGCCCTTTCATTACTGTTAGCAGTGCCAAAGTCCCAAAAGCTTCAACTTTCTCCTATCAGTACTACGACTCTTCAAGCAGGAGGTAGTGCCCTCCAAACGTTCAAGATCACTGGTGCTGAAGGAAGCAAAATCAAGCTGCGTGCTAAGCTAGGTTACAGTACAGTTGGACAAGCTGTCACCAAGCAATTTGAATTTTCATCTGCCTCCACTCTTTAG
- a CDS encoding Protein of the mitochondrial outer surface, producing the protein MSVDENISLNPWDNKSAGAFSKKSVPSISPFDMAPSLNGNTLGSNFFNSTSSIGANNIPKGSAVVSDTESDVFAESPLVGLNKGALSAISAPLGTYNNNNKSNGFPNQLFGAASVSGGQFSSYANGTGASAAGSNFLEKFGSLTEKTREVEFNMKSLAIGTNTAKKSGSRRTSFLVNEPSNPSGSRHQSFSEKIDSYLSSPHAHRLSISSDHTPSITEQEKTHNTIWNPAGATSFHPSNTFQPRQYPPVFNPVPFPYSPYMFQPMSPFPPMNEVESEKTKDGIQPSATVLKHPKPTSGEGSSVLTDEPEQNFNNDDRNCAPISPFVMPPFSPYGMMPSVSFDATSPPIPMLPEGMSGQVPSPFPQHSAPPKFPAAANNSGSKPPAKNGRASKNRPRAQHIYRSPLLEEFRSNKAGKDYRLRDIYGHGPEFARDQHGSRFIQQQLSKATKEEKDTIFEEIEPTSYELMTDVFGNYVIQKYFEHGSEEQKARLLKIMTGKVQSLSLQMYGCRVVQRALEFVQLEQQIEIASELQDNVLQLVEDQNGNHVIQKSIEKISFDQISFILESLRQHIYHLSTHPYGCRVIQRLLEYCSESEQKFILEVLSNHIFYLIQDQYGNYVIQHILEFGEEGYRSTITEIVTKNLVMFSKHKFASNAVEKCIIYGNKEHRHMLFNELLKDNKSLEVTTVDDNSALALMMKDPFANYVVQKMVDALDEDDKKLLIIKIKQYLKQISKSSYAKHLASIEKLILLSETALKGIA; encoded by the coding sequence ATGTCAGTGGATGAAAATATATCGTTGAACCCTTGGGATAATAAGTCAGCAGGCGCTTTCTCAAAAAAGTCTGTCCCATCCATTTCGCCATTTGATATGGCTCCCTCTTTGAATGGAAACACTTTAGGTAgcaacttcttcaacagcACTTCTTCCATTGGAGCAAACAACATTCCAAAGGGATCGGCTGTTGTCAGTGATACTGAAAGCGATGTATTTGCGGAATCCCCTCTGGTAGGCCTCAACAAAGGAGCGTTGAGTGCTATCAGCGCTCCTTTGGGAACttacaacaacaacaacaaaagCAATGGGTTCCCAAATCAACTTTTCGGAGCCGCCTCTGTTTCCGGAGGTCAATTTTCTTCGTATGCTAATGGCACAGGAGCTTCAGCAGCCGGCAGTaacttcttggaaaagttcGGTTCCCTTACTGAGAAAACTAGAGAAGTGGAATTCAATATGAAGTCTCTTGCGATCGGCACCAATACTGCCAAAAAAAGTGGATCCAGAAGAACCAGTTTTCTTGTCAACGAACCCTCTAACCCTTCTGGCTCTAGACACCAGTCGTTcagtgaaaaaattgatagTTACCTCAGCTCTCCCCATGCCCACCGTCTATCCATCTCTTCCGATCATACTCCATCTATAACGgaacaagaaaagaccCATAATACTATCTGGAACCCGGCAGGCGCAACTTCATTTCATCCATCCAACACTTTTCAACCCCGTCAATATCCTCCCGTGTTTAACCCTGTTCCCTTCCCTTACTCACCATATATGTTCCAGCCAATGAGTCCATTCCCCCCGATGAATGAGGTTGAATCtgagaaaacaaaagacGGCATTCAACCTTCAGCAACTGTTCTGAAACATCCTAAGCCAACTTCTGGTGAAGGAAGCAGCGTGTTAACTGATGAACCTGAACAGAATTTCAATAACGACGACAGAAACTGTGCTCCCATCTCTCCGTTTGTTATGCCTCCATTTTCGCCGTATGGAATGATGCCgtcagtttcttttgatgCGACGTCTCCCCCAATTCCAATGCTGCCAGAGGGAATGTCAGGACAAGTTCCGTCACCTTTTCCACAGCATTCTGCTCCCCCAAAATTTCCTGCGGCTGCTAATAATTCTGGTTCAAAACCACCAGCCAAGAACGGCAGAGCTTCCAAGAATAGACCTAGAGCCCAGCATATTTATAGAAGTCCCcttttggaagagtttCGTTCTAACAAGGCTGGAAAGGATTACAGATTACGGGATATATACGGACACGGTCCAGAATTTGCTCGTGACCAACATGGTTCCAGATTCATCCAGCAGCAATTGAGTAAGgccaccaaagaagaaaaggacacaatttttgaagagatcGAACCTACCTCTTACGAATTGATGACCGATGTGTTTGGAAATTATGTCATTCAGAAATACTTTGAGCATGGTAGCGAGGAGCAGAAGGCTCgtttgttgaaaataatgacAGGGAAAGTGCAAAGCCTTTCTTTGCAGATGTACGGATGTCGTGTTGTTCAGAGAGCTCTAGAATTTGTGCAACTTGAACAGCAAATTGAAATTGCCTCCGAATTACAGGATAATGTTTTGCAGTTAGTAGAGGATCAGAATGGTAATCATGTTATCCAAAAATCGATTGAGAAGATATCGTTTGATCAAATTTCATTTATTTTGGAGTCCTTGAGACAGCATATTTACCACTTGTCCACGCATCCTTATGGTTGCAGAGTTATTCAACGCTTACTGGAGTATTGCAGTGAGAGCGAGCAAAAATTCATTCTGGAAGTACTGAGCAATCATATTTTCTATTTGATTCAAGACCAGTATGGAAACTACGTTATTCAGCACATTCTAgaatttggagaagaaggctATCGAAGCACTATCACGGAGATTGTCACCAAGAATTTGGTTATGTTTTCAAAACACAAATTTGCCTCAAATGCTGTTGAGAAATGTATCATTTATGGAAATAAGGAGCATCGCCATATGCTATTCAACGAACTACTGAAGGATAATAAGTCCTTGGAAGTTACAACTGTTGATGACAACTCGGCGTTGGCCctgatgatgaaagatCCATTTGCCAATTAcgttgttcaaaagatggTGGACGCTCTTGATGAGGATGACAAGAAATTGTTAATTATTAAGATTAAGCAATATTTGAAACAGATTTCCAAGTCCTCTTATGCTAAACATCTTGCcagcattgaaaaattgattcTGCTAAGTGAAACCGCACTTAAGGGAATTGCTTaa
- a CDS encoding Membrane protein that interacts with Yip1p to mediate membrane traffic — MSQVQQFLSNIDKQFSKIGILDEFESKAKLPRSYAVLGGASLYGFLVFLNIGGIGQLLSNIAGFVVPGYYSLKALETTGTKDDTELLTYWVVFAFLNVIEFWSKAILYWIPLYWFVKTIFLLWLVLPATKGSAVVYKSVIQPLAQKYVTNNNVSDDLLNKVNEAAKATSTGFEK, encoded by the coding sequence atgtcACAAGTACAACAGTTTTTAAGCAACATTGACAAGcaattctccaagattggAATTCTGGATGAATTCGAAAGCAAGGCCAAATTGCCCAGATCCTACGCAGTACTGGGTGGTGCCTCCCTTTACGGATTTTTAGTTTTTCTCAACATTGGAGGAATTGGCCAACTGCTGTCCAACATTGCCGGATTTGTAGTTCCAGGCTATTACTCCTTGAAGGCTTTGGAGACCACAGGCACCAAAGATGATACTGAGCTTCTCACTTACTGGGTGGTCTTTGCATTCCTCAATGTGATCGAATTTTGGTCGAAGGCCATCCTTTATTGGATTCCTCTTTACTGGTTTGTGAAGACAATTTTCCTTTTGTGGTTGGTTCTGCCTGCCACCAAGGGCTCGGCCGTCGTTTACAAGAGTGTGATCCAGCCTTTGGCTCAAAAATACGTCACCAACAATAATGTTTCTGATGATTTGCTGAATAAAGTTAACGAGGCTGCCAAGGCCACATCAACCGGCTTTGAGAAATGA